GACGATGATCAAATTTGGTAAAGACCAAATTGGAACAATGAATCAAGTGATTCCTCAAGGGGCAAAGGTGATGGTTTTATATGGAGGTGGTAGTATTAAGCGTACTGGTATTTATGATCAGGTGATGGCTGCACTTAAAGGTTTTGAAGTGATTGAGTTTTCTGGTATTCCTTCGAATCCAGAATTTGAGGTGTTGATGGATGCAGTAAAGATCGTGCAGTCAGATAATGTTCAGTTTCTACTTGCAGTAGGAGGTGGATCGGTTATTGATGGGACTAAATTTATCTCTGCAGCCTCGCTTTATGAGGGGGATGATCCTTGGGATTTGATTGTGAAGCAAGAGCCAATTATGCAAGGAGTACCTTTCGGGACAGTATTGACTTTGCCTGCAACGGGATCGGAAATGAACTATGCAGCAGTGATAACAAAAGGAGAGACTTCGGAAAAACTGCTAATGCAAGGGCTTGGGTTGTTTCCTAAATTTTCTGTACTAGATCCTTCTGTTGTGTCTACTGTTCCTAAGAGACAGTTGGTGAATGGATTGATCGACTCTTTCAGTCACGTTCTAGAGCAGTATTTGACATATCCTGTTGGAGCCATGTTGCAAGATCGTTATGCAGAAAGTGTACTAAAGACTTTAATCGAGGTGGCACCTGTAATCGTCAATGATCCTTCTAACTATGAAGCAGCAGCAAATTATATGTGGTGTTGCACCAATGCACTGAATGGTATGTTGCAAAATGGGGTTCCTGTGGATTGGGGTGTACATATGATTGGACATGAATTAACCGCTTTATATCATACGGATCATGCCATAACATTGGCTATTGTTTCTCCTAGTTATTATCGACATATGGTGGATGCGAAAGAGGACAAATTGATTCAGTTTGCTGAACGTGTTGTTGGAATTACTGAAGGAACGAAAAGAGAGAAGGCTTTGGCTGCCATTGATTTTATTGAGGACTATTTTAATCGATTGGGTGTTGAATGTAAACTGTCTAACTATGTAGAAAATTATGACGGATGTGCACAGGCTATTGCCAAAACATTTGAGGACCGTGGTTGGTTCGGATTAGGAGAGAAACAGTCGGTAACTCCCAAATTGGTTACCCAGATTGTTGAGGCTGCTTATTAATAAAATTTAAATTCTAAGATTTCATAAGATGCAAGATATATTGGTTACAAAGTTTCAAGATATTCAGAACTACTCAAGAAGAGGGGTGACACGTAGTTATAAATGGCGTGTAGATC
The Prolixibacteraceae bacterium DNA segment above includes these coding regions:
- a CDS encoding iron-containing alcohol dehydrogenase, with translation MQNFDFINPTMIKFGKDQIGTMNQVIPQGAKVMVLYGGGSIKRTGIYDQVMAALKGFEVIEFSGIPSNPEFEVLMDAVKIVQSDNVQFLLAVGGGSVIDGTKFISAASLYEGDDPWDLIVKQEPIMQGVPFGTVLTLPATGSEMNYAAVITKGETSEKLLMQGLGLFPKFSVLDPSVVSTVPKRQLVNGLIDSFSHVLEQYLTYPVGAMLQDRYAESVLKTLIEVAPVIVNDPSNYEAAANYMWCCTNALNGMLQNGVPVDWGVHMIGHELTALYHTDHAITLAIVSPSYYRHMVDAKEDKLIQFAERVVGITEGTKREKALAAIDFIEDYFNRLGVECKLSNYVENYDGCAQAIAKTFEDRGWFGLGEKQSVTPKLVTQIVEAAY